From Arcticibacter tournemirensis, one genomic window encodes:
- a CDS encoding response regulator: MLSKPLKTRVYIVDDHPIVLEGIKNFLQSKSDDIELKGGCGTGKEAMEALLTEEVDVLLLDINLPDMNGIDLCKLIKQQHPDINIIAISIYNERSMITKMLQNGATGYILKNASAEELYTAIKTVVNKSLYFSTDVQRSLFEAALDDPLDLPRLTRREEEVLRCIGEGKTTSEMASQLFVSTHTIETHRRNLMQKFNVSNSAALIRMATQYNLL, encoded by the coding sequence ATGCTCAGCAAACCACTTAAAACGAGAGTCTATATTGTAGACGACCATCCGATCGTTCTGGAAGGAATAAAGAACTTCCTCCAGTCGAAAAGCGACGACATTGAGCTAAAGGGAGGATGTGGAACAGGAAAAGAAGCGATGGAGGCCTTACTTACCGAAGAGGTAGATGTGTTGCTGCTGGATATCAACCTGCCCGACATGAACGGGATTGATCTTTGCAAACTCATCAAACAGCAGCATCCCGACATTAATATTATCGCTATCAGCATTTATAACGAGCGAAGCATGATCACCAAGATGCTGCAAAACGGCGCTACCGGCTATATCCTGAAAAATGCATCAGCCGAAGAACTGTATACAGCAATCAAGACAGTGGTTAACAAATCCCTCTATTTTAGTACCGACGTTCAGCGCTCTCTTTTTGAAGCAGCCCTCGACGATCCGCTCGATTTGCCCCGCCTTACCAGAAGAGAAGAAGAAGTACTTCGTTGTATCGGCGAAGGAAAAACCACCAGCGAAATGGCCAGTCAGCTGTTTGTGAGCACTCATACCATCGAAACGCACCGGCGAAACCTGATGCAGAAGTTCAATGTATCCAACTCAGCAGCATTGATCAGAATGGCAACGCAGTATAACCTACTTTAA
- a CDS encoding bifunctional helix-turn-helix transcriptional regulator/GNAT family N-acetyltransferase, translating to MEIYKKTGKMAIGSRLRLLTDKITEDAAEVYKLYGADLHPKWFPVFHTLSGGENTITEIAKEIGHSHASVSKIVSEMSEKGVVLEKKDKQDGRRNMVTLSKKGKEIVEKVQDQYVDVNNAIEDILNNTQHNLWKAIEEWEYLLDQKSLLRRVQEQKKSRESSNVKIVGYKDQYAEVFKKLNEEWISTYFKMEEADYRSLDHPKEYILDKGGEIFIALYKDEPLGTCALLKMDDLQYDYELAKMAVSPKAQGKNIGWLLGRAAIERARAKGAGALYLESNTILKPAISLYRKLGFEKVTGRATPYERCNIQMELVLSYT from the coding sequence ATGGAAATCTACAAGAAAACAGGGAAAATGGCTATCGGAAGCAGGCTACGGTTGTTAACTGACAAGATCACAGAAGATGCCGCTGAAGTTTATAAACTGTATGGTGCCGATCTGCATCCTAAATGGTTCCCCGTATTCCATACATTGTCGGGAGGCGAAAATACTATTACAGAAATCGCAAAAGAGATTGGTCACTCTCATGCTTCTGTCAGTAAAATAGTTTCTGAAATGTCTGAGAAGGGGGTGGTACTAGAAAAGAAGGATAAGCAGGATGGACGAAGAAATATGGTAACTCTTTCAAAAAAGGGGAAAGAAATAGTTGAAAAGGTACAGGATCAGTACGTGGACGTTAACAATGCCATTGAAGATATTCTGAACAATACACAGCATAATCTGTGGAAGGCGATTGAAGAATGGGAGTATTTACTGGATCAGAAGAGTTTGCTGCGGCGGGTGCAGGAACAGAAGAAATCGCGGGAAAGTTCAAACGTGAAAATAGTAGGTTACAAAGACCAGTATGCGGAAGTTTTTAAGAAGCTTAACGAGGAGTGGATCTCCACCTATTTTAAAATGGAAGAAGCCGACTACCGGTCGCTGGATCATCCCAAAGAATATATATTGGATAAAGGAGGCGAGATATTTATTGCGCTATACAAAGACGAACCTTTGGGTACCTGTGCGCTTTTAAAAATGGACGACCTGCAATATGATTATGAACTGGCTAAAATGGCGGTATCTCCGAAAGCACAGGGTAAAAACATAGGCTGGCTTTTAGGCAGAGCAGCCATTGAGCGTGCGAGAGCTAAAGGCGCGGGGGCACTGTATCTTGAAAGTAATACAATCCTGAAGCCGGCTATCAGTTTGTATCGTAAGCTGGGATTTGAGAAAGTTACAGGCCGTGCCACCCCATACGAACGCTGTAATATTCAAATGGAGCTAGTGTTAAGTTATACGTAA